A DNA window from Malus domestica chromosome 12, GDT2T_hap1 contains the following coding sequences:
- the LOC103428476 gene encoding zinc finger A20 and AN1 domain-containing stress-associated protein 8-like, whose protein sequence is MESHDETGCQAPDRPILCVNNCGFFGRAATMNMCSKCYKDTLLKQEQANLAASSIDSIVNGGGSSSSSNIFIDPVVASVVDVQAVRVETSVVSTEAYIESSPSMKIEMKENKGPSRCTTCRKRVGLTGFNCKCGNTFCASHRYSDKHDCPFDYRTAGQDAIAKANPIVKADKLDKI, encoded by the coding sequence ATGGAATCTCATGATGAAACTGGATGCCAAGCTCCAGACCGCCCTATCCTTTGTGTTAATAACTGTGGATTCTTTGGAAGGGCCGCGACAATGAACATGTGTTCCAAGTGTTACAAGGACACGCTCTTAAAGCAGGAGCAAGCCAATTTGGCTGCATCATCCATTGACAGCATTGTGAATGGCggcggcagcagcagcagcagcaacatctTCATTGACCCAGTTGTTGCAAGTGTTGTCGATGTGCAAGCTGTACGAGTGGAGACAAGTGTTGTCTCAACAGAAGCATATATTGAATCATCCCCAAGCATGAAGATTGAGATGAAAGAAAATAAGGGACCAAGCAGATGCACTACTTGCCGAAAGCGCGTTGGTTTAACTGGCTTCAATTGCAAATGTGGAAACACCTTCTGTGCAAGTCATCGTTATTCTGATAAACATGACTGTCCTTTTGATTATAGGACTGCTGGTCAGGATGCTATTGCAAAAGCCAATCCTATCGTGAAGGCAGACAAACTTGACAAAATCTAG